Proteins encoded within one genomic window of Eleutherodactylus coqui strain aEleCoq1 chromosome 1, aEleCoq1.hap1, whole genome shotgun sequence:
- the LOC136607742 gene encoding zinc finger protein 530-like → MNDPPRMDKERNYVTIRILSFTLEIIYLLTGEDYMMVKTSGDGTTPNSHLHESGGCSQSQSPITEAPPHLPIHEQKILELTNKITELLTGEVPIRCQDVAVYFSMEECEYLERHSYLYKDIMMEKHQPPISQAVLLPNDSPKMDEERSDVTIRIVNFTLEIIYLLTGENYTMVKKTSAYGATPNRHLDRSGRRSPITEAPPYLPIHEQKILELANKITELLTGEVPIRCQDVTVHFSMEEWEYLEGHKDLYNDIMIENHQPPISQDNPSENSDGNFMSLLNYKVKEEDIMPHSSGESLINFHVHPELDSTDLSYDTIGNSNGNVMSSLNYKVEEEDIVQHSLGENPITLDVHPELDRTHLSYDPNKNFDGNFISSLNCKVEDEDLVQHSSEEIPILLNVHPELDRTHLSHDANMDSDGNVMSSLNCKTEDENIMYRSSEEKIITIFVYPKLESTDLAYDPSNHKEPSPDQSLNFTTNTGQKMFRECGKQLTSNSYKASLIRHDRTHTGENLASCSECVKGFTSKSDLVKHIRIHTGEKPYLCSICGKRFTGNLDLARHERDHRGKKPFSCAECGKCFAHKSDLFRHDRTHTRENLCSCSECEKCFTRKSDLVRHIRIHTGEKPYSCSECGKCFAVKSALVRHERSHTGEKPFSCLECGKSFTEKSGLVKHHKSHTGEKPFLCTECGKCFTVKSDLVRHVSVHTGKRPYLCLECGKDFTEKSNLVRHQRIHTGEFSCSECGKSFTTDVKCREHQRCHTGEKPYACPECGKCFTDKSTLVRHNGTHTGEKPFSCSECGKSYVRRSDLIKHQRQHHMEGKPF, encoded by the exons AtgaatgacccaccaaggatggacAAAGAAAGAAATTATGTCACCATAAGAATATTAAGCTTCACCttagagatcatctacctgctgaccggagag gattacatgatggtgaagaCATCGGGTGATGGTAcgactcccaacagccatctccatgagtcaggaggatgTAGCCagagccagagccccatcacagaggctcctcctcacttaccgatacatgagcagaagatcctagaactcaccaacaagatcactgagctgctgactggagag gttcctataaggtgtcaggatgtagctgtctatttctccatggaggagtgcgAATATTTAGAAAGACACTCatatctgtacaaggacatcatgatggagaaACACCAGCCTCCGATATCACAAG CAGTCCTTCTCCCGAATGACTCACCAAAGATGGATGAAGAAAGAAGTGATGTTACCATAAGAATAGTAAACTTCAccttggagatcatctacctgctgaccggggaG AATTACACAATGGTGAAGAAGACATCGGCTTACGGTGCGACTCCCAACAGGCATCTCGATAGGTCAGGAAGACggagccccatcacagaggctcctccttacttaccgatacatgagcagaagatcttagaactcgccaacaagatcactgagctgctgactggagag gttcctataaggtgtcaggatgtcactgtCCATTTTtcaatggaggagtgggagtatttagaaggacacaaggatctgtacaatgaCATCATGATTGAGAACCACCAGCCTCCGATATCACAAG ATAATCCTAGTGAGAATTCTGATGGAAACTTCATGTCATTGCTAAATTATAAAGTAAAAGAAGAAGATATCATGCCGCACTCTTCAGGAGAAAGCCTCATTAACTTCCATGTACATCCAGAACTTGACAGTACAGATCTATCATATGATACCATTGGGAACTCTAATGGAAACGTCATGTCATCACTAAATTATAAAGTAGAAGAAGAAGATATTGTGCAGCACTCTTTAGGAGAAAATCCCATTACACTTGATGTTCATCCAGAACTTGATAGGACACATCTATCATATGATCCCAATAAGAACTTTGATGGAAATTTCATTTCATCGCTAAATtgtaaagtagaagatgaagacCTTGTTCAGCACTCTTCAGAGGAAATCCCCATTCTGCTTAATGTACATCCAGAACTTGATAGGACACATCTATCACATGATGCTAATATGGACTCTGATGGAAACGTCATGTCATCACTAAATTGTAAAACAGAAGATGAAAATATCATGTATCGCTCTTCAGAAGAAAAAATTATTACCATATTTGTTTATCCAAAACTTGAAAGTACAGATTTAGCCTATGATCCCTCTAATCACAAGGAACCTTCTCCTGACCAATCACTGAATTTTACTACAAATACAGGTCAGAAAATGTTTCGTGAATGTGGAAAACAGCTTACAAGCAACTCATATAAAGCAAGTCTTATTAGACATGATCGAACTCACACAGGTGAAAATCTAGCTTCATGTTCGGAATGTGTGAAAGGTTTTACGAGTAAATCAGATCTTGTAAAACATatcagaattcacacaggagagaagccatacttGTGTTCAatatgtgggaaacgttttacaGGTAACTTAGATCTTGCTAGACATGAGAGAGATCATAGAggaaagaagccattttcatgtgcagaatgtgggaaatgctttgcacATAAATCAGATCTTTTTAGACATGACAGAACTCACACAAGAGAAAATCTATGTTCATGTTCCGAATGCGAGAAATGTTTTACacgtaaatcagatcttgttagacatatcagaattcacacaggagagaagccatattcatgttcagaatgtgggaaatgttttgcagttaaATCGGCCcttgttagacatgagagaagtcacactggagagaagccgttttcttgtttagaatgtgggaaatcttttacagaaaaatcaggccttgttaaacatcacaaaagtcacacaggagagaagccatttttatgtacagaatgtgggaaatgttttacagttaAATCTGATCTCGTTAGACATGTGAGTGTTCACACAGGAAAAAGGCCGTATttatgtttagaatgtggaaaaGATTTTACAGAAAAATCGAATCTTGTCAGacatcagaggattcacacaggagaattttcatgttcagaatgtgggaaaagctTCACTACTGATGTCAAATGTAGGGAGCATCAAAgatgtcacacaggagagaagccgtatgcatgtccagaatgtgggaaatgctttacagatAAATCAACTCTTGTTAGACATAATGGAacccacacaggggagaagccattttcgtgttcagaatgtgggaaaagttatGTGCGGAGATCAGATCTTATTAAACATCAGAGACAGCACCACATGGAGGGTAAGCCTTTTTGA